In Candidatus Blochmannia vicinus, one DNA window encodes the following:
- a CDS encoding Rid family detoxifying hydrolase, translating into MMTINTKKNAPAPLGPYTQAIGIGSIVFVSGQIPICPDTNTMPNNIYDQTYQSLLNIKNVIETTELKINNIVKTTLFIIDINDLHIINTSYKKFFNTYSFSENIILPTRSCVEVSKLPKDAKIEIEAIAMRDFL; encoded by the coding sequence ATGATGACGATTAATACCAAAAAAAATGCTCCTGCCCCCCTCGGTCCCTATACACAAGCTATAGGGATTGGCAGCATAGTATTTGTGTCCGGCCAAATTCCCATATGTCCGGACACAAATACTATGCCTAATAACATTTACGATCAAACCTATCAATCCTTACTAAATATTAAAAATGTTATAGAAACCACTGAACTAAAAATAAATAATATTGTTAAAACCACATTATTTATCATTGATATAAACGATTTACATATAATAAATACTAGTTATAAAAAGTTTTTTAACACATACTCTTTTTCTGAAAACATAATTTTGCCGACACGCTCCTGTGTAGAAGTTTCTAAGTTACCAAAAGATGCCAAAATAGAAATTGAAGCCATCGCGATGCGTGATTTTTTATAA
- the gltP gene encoding glutamate/aspartate:proton symporter GltP: MKKFKITLAWKIFFALNLGIILGIALHNQIELKDWMITTFLSPAGEIFIRMIKMIVVPIVMATLVVGIAGIGDARKLGSIGLKTIIYFEVITTVAIVLGVALANLLHPGYGIDMSVLSKTDISMYEQTTSEIQSNLVNTMLSLIPSNIIYSMAKGDMLPVIFFSVIFGLGLATLPDKTKNPLLDIFNSIADTMFEVTHIVMRYAPIGVFALISVTVATFGFSSLLPLTKLVLLVYAAIVFFALVVLGIVARICNLRIWKLICILKEELILSFSTASSETVLPRIIEKMEAYGAPSTITGFVIPTGYSFNLDGSTLYQSIAAIFIAQLYGIELSLSQEIILVLTLMITSKGIAGVPGVSFVVLLATLGSVGIPLEGLAFIAGVDRVLDMGRTALNVIGNALAVLVIAKWENQYDTEQARLYESEMLHK; encoded by the coding sequence ATGAAAAAATTTAAAATTACCCTTGCTTGGAAAATTTTTTTTGCTTTAAACTTGGGTATTATTTTAGGAATCGCATTACATAATCAAATAGAATTGAAAGATTGGATGATCACTACATTCTTATCTCCAGCTGGAGAAATTTTTATCCGAATGATAAAAATGATTGTAGTTCCTATTGTAATGGCAACATTAGTAGTTGGAATAGCTGGTATTGGAGATGCTAGAAAACTTGGAAGTATTGGATTGAAAACCATCATTTATTTTGAGGTTATTACAACAGTTGCTATAGTACTTGGTGTAGCTTTGGCTAATTTACTTCATCCTGGTTATGGAATTGATATGTCTGTATTGTCCAAAACAGATATTTCTATGTATGAGCAAACCACATCTGAGATACAGTCGAATTTAGTAAATACTATGTTATCGTTAATTCCTTCGAATATTATTTATTCTATGGCTAAAGGAGATATGTTGCCAGTTATTTTTTTCTCGGTAATTTTCGGACTTGGATTAGCTACATTGCCAGATAAAACTAAGAATCCATTGTTGGATATTTTTAATTCTATAGCGGATACTATGTTTGAAGTAACTCATATAGTTATGCGTTATGCTCCTATTGGGGTTTTTGCTTTGATTTCAGTTACGGTTGCAACTTTTGGCTTTAGTTCTTTGTTACCGCTTACTAAACTTGTATTGTTAGTTTATGCTGCTATTGTTTTTTTTGCATTAGTAGTATTAGGTATAGTAGCGCGTATATGTAATCTCAGAATTTGGAAATTAATTTGTATTTTAAAAGAAGAGCTTATCCTATCTTTTTCTACTGCTAGCTCAGAAACTGTGTTACCACGTATTATAGAAAAAATGGAAGCTTATGGAGCACCATCAACTATTACTGGATTTGTAATACCTACCGGTTATTCCTTTAATTTAGATGGATCAACTTTATATCAAAGTATTGCTGCTATTTTTATTGCACAACTTTATGGTATTGAATTATCTTTAAGTCAGGAAATTATTTTAGTATTAACTTTAATGATCACTTCTAAAGGTATTGCTGGTGTTCCTGGGGTGTCTTTTGTAGTATTATTAGCTACGCTAGGTAGCGTAGGTATTCCGTTAGAAGGATTAGCGTTTATAGCAGGAGTGGATCGAGTGTTAGATATGGGTCGTACAGCACTTAATGTGATAGGTAACGCTTTAGCAGTTTTGGTAATTGCAAAATGGGAAAATCAGTATGATACAGAACAGGCACGTTTATATGAATCAGAGATGTTACATAAATAA
- a CDS encoding Na+/H+ antiporter → MEIFFTILILTLVVSISGVITRVLPFQMPLPLMQIVLGALLAWPKFGLHVDFNPELFLLLFIPPLLFSDGWKTPMREFLRHGGEIVLLALILVIITVVGIGYLIHWMIPEMPLVAALALAAVLSPTDAVALSGIVGEGRIPKKLMDILQGEALMNDASGLVSLKFAISVAMGTMVFSVSGASIEFIKVSMGGLLAGMTITWGYSKSLRFITRWSGGDPATQTILLLLLPFAVYLVAEHIGVSGILSSVASGMTIGQSGIIRNAPLAMRLRGNSVWTMLEFVFNGMVFIMLGLQLPDILSTSISQAAMDPTIRTWMLFLYVIFIYAALMMLRFGWLWLMKHISLCYMTKRPMVFSEYNIREILIASFAGVRGAITLAGVLSIPLFLRDGSVFPLRYQLVFIATGVILLSLLCGVIVLPWLLRGIIVSDKLLQRKEERMARVVAAEVAIESLYKLEERLIHSQEENIDSQMINEVSARVIGNLRRRIDGNNDAHAMLTEDLERRMRLNALRAERGEYYHLRAQQKISNETLTKLLRDLDFLEALLAEHE, encoded by the coding sequence ATGGAGATTTTTTTTACAATTCTTATTCTTACTTTAGTTGTCTCCATTTCAGGGGTAATAACACGGGTTTTGCCATTTCAAATGCCATTGCCTTTAATGCAAATTGTGTTAGGTGCTTTATTAGCTTGGCCTAAATTTGGATTACACGTAGATTTTAATCCCGAGTTATTTTTATTGCTTTTTATTCCTCCATTATTATTTTCAGACGGTTGGAAAACTCCCATGCGTGAATTTTTACGGCATGGGGGAGAAATTGTTCTATTAGCATTAATATTGGTTATCATTACTGTAGTTGGTATTGGATATTTAATTCATTGGATGATACCAGAAATGCCCTTGGTAGCAGCATTGGCGTTGGCGGCAGTGTTATCTCCAACTGATGCAGTAGCACTGTCAGGTATTGTAGGAGAGGGACGTATTCCCAAAAAACTTATGGATATTCTTCAAGGAGAAGCTTTGATGAATGATGCATCAGGTTTAGTTTCCCTAAAATTTGCTATTTCAGTAGCTATGGGCACTATGGTTTTTAGTGTGAGCGGGGCTTCTATAGAATTCATCAAAGTATCTATGGGTGGTTTATTAGCAGGCATGACTATTACTTGGGGATATAGCAAATCATTAAGATTTATTACTCGTTGGAGTGGTGGTGATCCTGCTACTCAAACGATCTTGCTTTTATTATTACCTTTTGCTGTATATTTGGTTGCTGAGCATATTGGAGTATCTGGAATATTATCGTCAGTTGCTTCTGGAATGACTATTGGTCAATCTGGAATTATTCGAAATGCACCGTTAGCTATGCGTTTACGAGGAAATAGTGTTTGGACAATGTTAGAGTTTGTGTTTAATGGCATGGTGTTTATTATGCTTGGATTACAATTACCAGATATTTTATCAACTTCTATTTCACAAGCAGCAATGGATCCAACTATTAGAACATGGATGTTATTTTTATACGTAATTTTTATTTATGCTGCATTAATGATGCTTAGATTTGGGTGGTTATGGTTAATGAAACATATAAGTTTATGTTACATGACTAAACGTCCAATGGTATTTAGTGAATATAATATACGAGAAATTTTAATTGCTTCTTTTGCTGGAGTGCGGGGTGCTATTACATTGGCAGGGGTACTTTCGATACCACTATTCTTAAGGGATGGTTCAGTATTTCCGCTTCGTTATCAATTGGTTTTTATTGCTACTGGCGTTATTTTGCTTTCTTTGTTATGTGGTGTAATTGTTTTGCCGTGGTTATTACGGGGAATTATAGTATCTGATAAATTATTACAACGAAAAGAAGAACGTATGGCACGGGTGGTAGCAGCAGAAGTGGCTATTGAAAGTTTATATAAATTGGAAGAGCGGTTAATACACAGTCAAGAAGAAAATATTGACAGCCAAATGATTAATGAAGTAAGTGCGCGTGTTATAGGTAATTTACGTCGTCGTATAGATGGCAACAATGATGCGCATGCTATGTTAACTGAAGACTTAGAGAGGAGAATGAGATTAAATGCATTACGTGCTGAACGAGGAGAATATTATCATTTACGCGCACAACAAAAAATTAGCAACGAAACATTAACGAAATTATTACGCGATTTAGATTTTTTAGAAGCTTTATTAGCGGAACATGAATAA
- the ssb gene encoding single-stranded DNA-binding protein translates to MVIIGGTVANRGINKVILIGYLGQDPETRYMSNGNIVTNISVATTESWKDKQTNEFKERTEWHRVVLFGKLAEIASEYLHKGSQVYVEGSLKTRKWQNQNGQDRYITEIVVNIGGTMQMLGHRHVEESVSLDDQDQINNDSETSSKDEGSNINFDEADIPF, encoded by the coding sequence ATGGTAATTATTGGAGGAACTGTGGCTAATAGAGGGATTAATAAAGTTATTTTGATTGGTTACCTAGGTCAAGATCCAGAAACTCGTTATATGTCTAATGGTAATATAGTGACTAATATTTCTGTAGCTACTACTGAATCTTGGAAAGATAAACAAACTAATGAATTTAAAGAAAGAACTGAGTGGCATCGTGTGGTATTATTTGGAAAATTAGCAGAGATTGCGTCAGAATATCTTCATAAAGGTTCTCAAGTATATGTCGAAGGGTCATTAAAAACTAGAAAATGGCAAAACCAAAATGGACAAGATCGATATATTACCGAAATTGTCGTTAATATTGGAGGCACAATGCAAATGCTAGGTCATCGTCATGTAGAAGAGAGTGTATCGTTGGATGATCAGGATCAAATAAATAATGATAGTGAAACTTCATCTAAGGATGAGGGATCTAATATTAACTTCGATGAAGCAGATATTCCTTTTTAG